A genomic region of Glycine max cultivar Williams 82 chromosome 15, Glycine_max_v4.0, whole genome shotgun sequence contains the following coding sequences:
- the LOC100791514 gene encoding NADP-dependent malic enzyme, producing MFSSTRCAFLSNSGLGGCSSLCDAQRKRSTRFRVVSMTPSSSRSGDRNGSVVMETPLKELKKESTVADVDNNPISAGGPQDVYGEDRATEDHFVTPWSVSVASGYTLLRDPHFNKGLAFTENERDAHYLRGLLPPSVIPQETQVKKMIQHVRQYQVPLQKYMAMMDLQERNERLFYKLLIDHVEELLPVVYTPTVGEACQKYGSIFMRPQGLYISLKEKGKIREVLRNWPEKNIQVIVVTDGERILGLGDLGCQGMGIPVGKLSLYTALGGVRPSACLPITIDVGTNNEKLLNDELYIGLKQRRATGQEYAELMHEFMTAVKQTYGEKVLIQFEDFANHNAFDLLEKYRSTHLVFNDDIQGTASVVLAGLVAALKLVGGNLADHRFLFLGAGEAGTGIAELIALETSKQTNAPLEEVRKNIWLVDSKGLIVSSRKDSLQHFKKPWAHEHEPVRNLVDAVNKIKPTVLIGTSGQGRTFTKEVIEAMASINERPIILSLSNPTSQSECTAEEAYKWSQGRAIFASGSPFPPVEYEGKVFVPGQANNAYIFPGFGLGLIMSGTIRVHDDLLLAASEALAAQVSQENFDKGLIYPPFTNIRKISAHIAANVAAKAYELGLATRLPQPKDLVKFAESCMYTPSYRSYR from the exons ATGTTCTCCTCAACCAGATGCGCTTTCCTG AGCAACTCAGGTTTAGGTGGGTGCAGCAGCTTGTGTGATGCGCAGAGAAAGCGTTCAACTCGTTTCAGGGTGGTGAGTATGACCCCAAGCAGCAGCAGGTCCGGTGATAGAAACGGCAGCGTTGTGATGGAGACGCCGTTGAAAGAATTGAAAAAGGAATCCACGGTGGCTGACGTGGACAACAATCCCATCTCCGCCGGTGGCCCTCAAGATGTTTACGGCGAGGATAGGGCTACGGAGGATCACTTTGTTACCCCTTGGAGTGTTTCTGTTGCCAG TGGTTATACACTGTTGCGAGATCCCCACTTCAACAAAGGGTTGGCCTTCACTGAAAATGAGAGGGATGCCCACTACTTGCGTGGTCTTCTTCCCCCATCAGTTATTCCTCAAGAAACTCAG GTGAAGAAAATGATCCAGCACGTACGCCAGTATCAAGTTCCATTGCAGAAGTATATGGCAATGATGGATCTTCAG GAGAGAAACGAACGGTTATTTTACAAACTTCTTATTGATCATGTTGAAGAGTTACTTCCAGTTGTATATACTCCAACTGTTGGTGAAGCTTGCCAGAAATATGGGAGCATCTTTATGCGTCCTCAGGGTCTTTATATAAGTTTGAAAGAGAA GGGGAAGATCCGTGAAGTGCTAAGGAATTGGCCTGAGAAGAACATTCAAGTCATAGTTGTAACTGATGGAGAACGGATCCTGGGTCTTGGGGATCTTGGTTGTCAG GGGATGGGAATACCAGTGGGAAAACTTTCTTTATATACAGCACTTGGAGGAGTGCGCCCTTCAGCT TGTTTGCCTATTACCATTGATGTGGGTACAAACAATGAGAAGCTGCTGAATGATGAATTATACATTGGGCTAAAGCAAAGACGAGCAACTGGGCAG GAATATGCTGAACTTATGCACGAATTTATGACAGCAGTCAAGCAAACTTATGGGGAAAAAGTTCTAATTCAG TTTGAAGACTTTGCAAACCACAATGCTTTTGATCTGCTTGAGAAATATAGATCTACACATCTGGTCTTTAATGATGATATTCAG GGAACAGCATCCGTGGTTCTTGCTGGACTTGTTGCAGCTCTGAAGTTGGTTGGGGGTAACTTAGCTGATCACAGATTCTTATTCCTTGGTGCTGGAGAG GCTGGCACTGGCATAGCAGAACTCATAGCACTTGAAACATCAAAACAG ACAAATGCTCCACTGGAGGAAGTGCGCAAGAATATTTGGTTGGTGGACTCAAAG GGATTGATTGTCAGTTCCCGCAAAGATTCGCTCCAACATTTTAAGAAGCCCTGGGCTCATGAGCATGAACCTGTTAGAAATCTTGTAGATGCTGTTAAT AAAATTAAGCCAACAGTGTTGATTGGAACATCGGGACAAGGAAGAACATTTACTAAAGAGGTGATTGAGGCAATGGCTTCTATTAACGAG AGACCTattattctttctctttccaACCCTACGTCACAGTCAGAATGCACTGCTGAAGAAGCTTACAAGTGGAGCCAG GGACGTGCCATTTTTGCAAGTGGGAGCCCATTTCCTCCCGTTGAGTATGAGGGGAAAGTGTTTGTGCCTGGCCAG GCCAATAATGCATACATATTTCCTGGATTTGGTCTTGGTTTAATAATGTCTGGGACCATTCGAGTGCATGATGACCTGCTTCTGGCTGCCT CTGAGGCTTTGGCTGCACAAGTGAGCCAAGAGAACTTTGATAAGGGACTCATATACCCACcattcaccaacataagaaagATTTCAGCACACATAGCTGCCAATGTTGCTGCTAAGGCTTATGAGCTTG GCTTGGCCACTCGCCTTCCTCAACCTAAAGATTTGGTGAAGTTTGCAGAGAGCTGTATGTATACCCCATCCTACCGAAGCTACCGGTGA